The genomic stretch AACCCAAACCCTGTTAGAAGGTTTCCTGGTGCCATGTCACCGAATGCCGCATAGCCCATACATCCACAAAGCATGTAGAAGATGGTCGTAGTTGAAACACTGAATAAACTTGCTTTCCTCATAGTTGTAGCTTCTGATGGTGGTGCTTTTAATGTGTCCTGTTTGTGCCAAATAAACACAGTTAGTGATTTAATTTTTCCTAGTAATGAAGACTAAAGAGGTGCAGCtagaaaaagtaaaaaaataatttgtaCCTGAATTTCGATTAGGATCATCGAATACGAGTAAGCAAAAGCAATGTTTCCAAGCGCTTGGGATTTCCTCCATATCTTTTGGGCTTGAGTTACCGTACCAATGCTAATTCCGGACAGACTTCCTTTGAATGTCCCATTTTCTAAACAAAAGAATAATGTATACAGATTTCAGCAATTTTAATATAAATATGAAACCAAttactagaagaaaaaaaagaatcacAGAAAGGAAGCTAACCTGCCACTTTAGCGATTCCGAGACCCATTCCGATCCCGGAATAAGTAAACGACATGACTGCAGCAACCTTTGATAGCCATGTAATTTGATCAAAGTCTGGTATTTGGGAGAATATGATTTGTAATACACCAAATATGATCATGTATGGGGTACTCGATGTAAGGCACGGGTTATCATTGTGGCTAGCATGGAAACAGTTGGACCTCTCAACAGCCCTGTTTTGTTCAAATTAACAAACCAAAAAGAGATCAGAACAAAATTATATTTAACTATGCATGtaatgaaaagaaaaattaacccaAAATAGAAGGTTTAGGTGAACTCACATCATACTTATGGATGCTGCAATCGTATATCCAATTCCCACACCAAAAAGATTTATGTATTGAATCAACCCACAAAGCTTGACCTTAGAGCCACCAAGATTTGTGCTAACAGCATCCATGTAAGTATAGTTTCTCGTGCCAGTAACTTGGTCACCAGTTCTATAGCAGTCAGAAAGTAAACAGGATGTGTAGTAAATCACAAAGGCGAACACCAACATCACAGCTGGACCAAGAATCCAACCAAGCTGAGCTATGGCCCATGCTAATGACAGCACTCCTGATCCTATGACGGCCGTTATAATATGTGAAGTCGCTGTCCATATGGTTCCTGCAGGTTTAATCACAATCTtcaatatatatttatattttccaGTCAAAAGAAAAATACTTTGACAATATTAAAAGTGATGATTAGTATTTACCTGTTCTTTTAAGTCGACCATCATCATCAAAAGATTTGGATCCACCTTGCTGTGGCGGCGTTACGTCAAGTGAATGATCATATTGCAACTGTTGATCCATAGTTGCAGAAGCAGCATTGATGTCACTCATCTTCAAACCAATTAAATACAGACAGTAAGCAAAGCAAGTAGAGAGAAAGCAAGTTGAAAATTTGTAATGTGCTTTAGCTACAATAGACTTGTTCCCTTttataagaaaacaaaataatacTAAACCAAATAGAATTCGAACAATAAATGATTACCTAGTAGGAAACAAATCATATTGAGAACCAAAATATAAATCCTAATTCTTATAGATGTCATACAGCTAAGTCCTAATCTGCTTTAGCTACAATCTCTTTATTAACTTCTACGACCGGGGAAGTACCCTTTTGATGATATGGAATCAGATGATTCTGCACCGGACAATTCTGCTGAAGATTATAGGCAGATGCCTCTGAGTAACTTACCAGTAACGACATTATCACTACTGGTTAAGCTGGAAAGCCGGTACGCACTACtacttgatgatgacgatgatgacgatgatgatgaaaagGAACCGAGCTTATGTTTGAATCATCAGGACAAAGGAAATACAACGTTAAATAATACTACCTCTAATGAGAATCCTGGTGATGAAAGGGATTACGAGATATATCGAAATATATTCGGCAGCCTATGTGTGATGAGAACAGGtaataataagatgatcaagagCAGTAGTATAGTCGATTAAAAAAGTAGTACTAGTACTACTACTGATGATACTAAAATGATTACGACTAATAGTAGTGCATAGCCGATCAAAAACGTAGTAGTACTGccgttgctgatgatgatgacgcTAAGAAAACTAGGTCGGCTctatacaaaaagaaaaagtggATAAATTCTTGGTGTAAGAAGGGAAACAACGACAAAAAACAACGCTCTATATATACGTAGATAGCTGTCTTGGAGTTGTTAACATGGTGGCAATGCTTACTCATGGATCTCAACACTCAAAAGGTATGCTCTAATTTGCCCCCCGTGTATGCTCAGTTGCACCGATTCTATAAGAGTAACAATATGTAGTGTATTTTTCAGTTCTAGTTAAGGGTGCataggaaccgagccggaccgacggagCGTCCCGGaatcggtggaaccgtacctgtttttgtcCCGAATTGAAGAAGGggatacaggtaccggtccaaaaaataggaaccggggCTAGGGAGGTATAGGTACTCGGCCCTACCCATATCCCGTGCCGAACTGTACAGATTGTATCGATCATTTGTGATCGTTAGATTTATATCTAATCTAACGGTGGTAGATATCTAGTATATATAGGAATGAAGTTAGGGTTAGAAATAGAAgtggttcattttctttttccttcttcttcttcgccgCTCTCCTGTCCTGAGTCTCCTCCTCTATCACTGTGTTCATAAGAACACACGTTAAACACCACCAAATCCATCACTGTTTATTTGATTAATTCAATAAGTTAACAAGAAGTCTACAACAGGTAACCGGAATttctttgattatgattattatgAATCTGTGatgtttttaattttgattttgattattatCTTCCTTTTGTGTGTGTTCAGTTAAATTTAGACTGAGGAGTGAATTGGGTAACCGAAATCTCGATCTATTTGTTCTGAATCTTCTGATTCCTTAATCATTTGATTAGGTAAGATGCAATCTAGATCTGTCATCTGTATCATTTAATTTGTGCTTCATTAGTTTGATTATAAATTTATAACATAATGATTTGCATGACCAATTCTAGGATTTTGGAATTTTCTGATATCTCTCTGCACCCTTAATCTCAAATTCTCAGCCAAAGGTAAATCATTTCTTTCTTCCTCTGTTTATTTATTGGACTGTAAATTttagatgggtttctaatgatcaACTTTGTGGAGATATTTATGTTTGAAAGATACTAGAAATGATGGAATTTATGTATGTTTCCTGTTGATGGAGTTTTTGGGTCTAGTCTAGGAGTTAGTTAGGATCTCTAGTCTGCTATATGCTTGTTTATGGAGTTTTTGCAGAAAGAAGCTATAATGGAATCTAATTTCTGATTCATGAATACAATGATTAGAATACatgtttcttctttcttttgttaTATGTTAAATGTAAGTTAATTACTGTATTGTTAAGCAAAATGAACTAATTCAAAGGTTAATCATCCCACTAAACTGGGTATAATTTGTTTAACTAAAATACTACTTGAGGTGCTGATTTTGCAATTTTGTTTTCTACTACAACTTGATTCTGTTTCAGAGTACAACAAGTAACCTATTATTGTTGGAACTAGAATTCTAAATCCGATTAGAGTATCACAAGTCAtcccaaaaccaacccaataTAAAATTATAAATACCTGCTGGCATATGCTTAATCTCCACACACAATCTCATCCCTTTTCTTTATGCTGCCATTTGATATGCAGAGAACATGCTTAGAATACATGTTTAATTTCTGATTCATGTAGTCAATTTAATCTTCAAATGTATGTAGTCATCTGAATCTTAGAATACACTTAAAGAGCACCATCTATTTACTTGTGTTTGACACTATTAGACATAGACTAATAGTTACTACCTGCTATTACTTATTTTTGTAgtgttacttggtcctatcaataATAATGCCACCACAAGTGTTGCTGCCATGGAAATGGAATAGAAGATCAAGACTCAAGACTTTGTATTTGGCATTGCCAGTTTGCCACCACTATCCAATCATTCTGTCATTGCTACTGCTACTTGATAATGCCACCACCAGTGAATTGTGGTAAGAATTAAGACTATTGTCTTTGTTTGTGTGTTAttgactttttcttttttcagattttcaagactttggtTGTTTGGAACTTTGGTTTGCTAGTATTATTGTTACGTTTTAGTTGTTAATTTGTTCTTTGATTGAGATATtgattaatatattgaaaaacaggtaaaacaggtactcaatttgtctggaaaaATGACAGGAAAATCTGTCTTTGAATTATGACAGAAAGTACCGATTGGTACCTTAACTGGTACTGTACGTGTACctaatggtaccggaaccgaggtacaaggtacaggtactggTCCAAAATTTTCGAACCGagcctagggaggtacaggtactcggcctaggcaggaaccgagccgaaccgtaccgtgtgcacccttagttcTAGTTATAGAGTGAAGGTACCCTTATCTTTGTTTAGTGTGTAAATAGATAGAGTCTTGTAACTGTCTTTACAGCTGTTACAGCCTGTCTGTTTCATGTGTTTTGTATTAAGACCTTTGTATTCTCTCTCTGAGAGTTATCTGAAATTAGTCAACACATTTCATTTCTTCTAGCTCTGATTATCTTATATGGTATCAGATTAGGTTAGAGTCCTtcaagattgcaaaccctaacaaCAACTTCATCGTTACCTATTTCAAATCTGATCTTTGATCAGATTACAACAACATTTTTCAGATCTGGTAGAATTTCATCATATTTCATCTACTTTGATCTCGTTTTGGATCTTGTTTCTTTTCAATATTCACCTATCTTTCTGGTTTGATCGATTTTCAGAATGATCTTTGAGTTTCTTGATAACAATATGCCTCCAAAACCTGCAACTCGAGCTTCTTCCGCTGctaataatgatgattatgatgatttttTTACACAAGATCGTTACAGTTTTCGACTTCCATTTACTAATATTGCAAACTTCATCTCTTTGAAGTTTGATCATACTAATTTTCTACTGTGGAAGGATCAATTTGAGTCGGTCCTAATTTCAGTTGATTTGTTCGATTATGTTTATGGTAGTATTGTCGAACCACCTCGATTTATCACGATTGATGTTgttcaaactcaaaatccggCTTGGCTATATTGGATAAAGGTGGATCGTCTTGTATCAAGTTGTTTAAAAGCTACATTCACACAATCTGTTTCAGGTGATGTTCTTGGATTATCTACTGCTCGTGAGATTTGGGAATATCTTGAAACTACCTTTACTACACAGTTTGCTACTCGCAAATCGATGCTTCGTAATCAACTTCATTTAATTCGTAGAGGAAATCGTTCTGTTGAAGACTATCTACAACAAATCAAGTCAATAACTGATAATCCTGCATCTATTAATGAGAAAGTAAGTAATTCTGACATTATAATGCACATTCTCAATGGTCTTGGTCGTGATCACAACAATTTTGTAATCTCAGCACAAAATCGTGAAGTTCCTTTAACTTTTGCTGAGATTAAGGCTAGGCTAATTAATCATCAACAATGGTTAAAAGATCAAGAATCATAAATGAACACTATGTTTGATAGTCAGAATGCTTCAGCTATGTATGGCAAGAACAAAAATTCTGGCAAGAAGAGCAATAATTCTAACAAGAACAAGAGCAACTTCAAGAATAGTGTTTATTCTAATGGTTCTGGATCTAGCAGCAAGGGTTCCTCAGGCAACAGTGGTTCTTCTGGTCGAAATTCTTGTAGTCCTTCAGGTGGTAATTCTAATAACTCTTCAGGAGGTTCAAGAAATAATACAGGAGGACTTTTGATTGGTCTTCAGTTAAGTGTCAAATTTTGTAGAAGAACTGGTCATTCTGCAAGCAGGTGTTATTACAGATATCAACCAGATAGGAATTCCATCAACTCAGTGCAAAGAGCCTTTGCAGGAATTGAACTGAGTCCTGCATCTGAAGATACTATTCCAGATTATGGTACCACAACCACATGACTAGTGATGCCTCTCTTTTGACTAATCCTGCTCCCTACACTTGTTCCTCAAATGTGATGATAGGAAATGGTAAGTTGCTAACTATCTCTCATGTTGGTGATGTTACTTTATCTACTCCTCATAAGAATTTTCAGCTCAACAAGGTGTTACACATCCCTACCTGAAAGGCTAACTTACTCTCCATTGCTAAATTTACTAAAGATAATCATTGCTTTTTTGAGTTATGTGATTGGGGATATCTATAAAGGATGTTTTTACAAAACATGTACTAGCTAAGGGTTCTATTTTGAACAACTTATATCCCATCAATTCATATCACTCTCCATCAACTTCTTGCTTTCATGCCTCACTCACAGATCCTACATCTCTTTGGCACAACATGCTTGGTCATCCTGCTGCTGCAGTTCTACATAAACTTCATTCAGTTGAGCCAATTCAGCTTTCTGGGTTTATGTCTTTAGAGTCTCTATGTAATTCTTGTCAGTTAGGCAAGAGCAAAAAATTGCCTTTTACTTTGTCATCTAGAGTTTCCACTGCTCCTCCTGCACTTGTTCATTGTGATGTTTGTGGACCTTCCCCTGAAGTGTCTTTGTTAGGATTCAAGTACTACATTatctttatggatgactttagtagATATCATTGGATCTATCCTTTGAAATCTAAGTCTGATGCTCTTGTATCTTTTCAACACTTCAAACAAATAAATGAAAATCTTTTGGCTACCAAAATTATTTCTTTTCAGTGTGATAATGCTTATGAATTGTCCAAAGGCCCTTTTAAACTATTTTTAGATTAATCTGGCAttattttgagatcgtccaatcCACATACCTCTCAGCAAAATGGTTTAGCTGAGAGGAAACAAAAACATATCACTGAAGTAGGTCTCACTCTGCTTTTACAAtctcatttattaaaaaaaatttggtatgATGCTTTCCATACTGCCACTTTTTTGATAAATAGATTACCTACTAAACTGCTGAACATTCAATCTCCTTTTGAAGTATTATTTCATAAACCtcctgatttttcttttcttaaagtctTTGGTTCAGCTTGCTTTCCTTCTTTAGGATCCTATAGGCAGGACAAATTATCTCCTAAGTCATctttgtgtttttattggttatagtcCTCTTCATAGAGACTTCATAGAGGATATAGATGTTATGAAAAGTCCACAGGGAAACTTTATACACCAAGACATGTTGTCTTTGATGAAAATTGTTTTCCTTACTCcactactgttgttccttgttccACTGAGTCATCTCCTTCACAGTCTTTACTTGATGCTTCTTCTCTAAATAATACTACTTCCACACTCATTCCTTCATCAAATCAGTTGATGTTTTCTACTTCAGGACAACAACTCGGTTCTCCTGCATCAAATATAGTCCCTTTTTCTGCTCATGTTACCAGATATCAATCTGGTATTCCTAAACCCAAGCTTTTACCTGATTTTGTGACTAACAATGTTGTAAAACATCCTGTTTCTACAGCTTTTAGTTCTCTACTTCAACCAACAGAGCCTAAAACTTTCAAGCAGGAAATGAAAAATCCTGAATGGGTAGTTTGCATGAAATAAGAATGTCATAAAGGATGCAAATACTTATGATTTGGTAAAGTTTCAGAAGGGTATGAATGTTCTGGGTTGTAAGTGTGTTTACAAACTCAAGTTAAAACCTGATGGCACTATTGAGAGGTTTAAGAGTAGGTTGGTTGCTAAGGGATACAATCAGTTAGATGGAGTTGACTATACTGATACTTTCAGTCCAGTAGTGAAAGCACCTACTATTAGAACCATTCTTACTATTGCAGCTTAAAATGGATGGCAAATTCAACAATTAGATGTGTGTAATGCTTTTTTGCATGGACAATTGAATGAATGTGTGTTTATGGAGCAGCCACCAGGATTTTTAGTTGAAGGAAAATAAGACTACGtttttcatttaaaaaaaatcCTTATATGGCCTGAAAAAAGCACCAAGGGCTTGGTTTCAATGATTCAGTGGCTTTCTTCTTCAATATGTCTTTCAGCAGTCTAAGTGTGATCATCCTTTTTCCTCTAAAAATCTGACAAGGGTCTTATGTATCTCctcttgtatgtggatgatatcatttTGACTGGCAGCTCAGGTACTTTGCTAAATTCTCTTATTTCCGCATTAAGTACAAAATTTAAAATGAAGGCTTTAGGACCTCTTCATTATTTCTTGAGCATTGAGGTTGTTAGAAGTTATGATACTAAGTCCTTATTACTTACTCAAAAGAAGTATTTCTTGAGCTTTTGGTTAAGTCTGATATGGTAGATTGTAAGCCCTGTAGTACTCTTGTTGCCAAAGGTCCAAGGTGCTCTATTTTTTATGGTGATCCACTCCAATATCCTTTACACTATAGAAGTCTTGTTGGGGGCTTGCAGTATCTTACAATGAAAAGACCTGACATTGCATTTGCAGTCTCTTATGCGTCACAATTTATGCATCAACCTGCAACTACTCATTTGCAGTTAGTTAAGAGGATTTTAAGGTTTCTTAAAGGCAGTTTCGGATATGGAATTGTTCTTGGTTCTTCAAATATTTCTACAGTTACAGCTTATTCAGATTCTGGTTGGGCTGGTTGCCCTGATTCAAGAAGAAGTACCTCTGGTTATGATGTTTTCTTGGGCTCATCACTTATTTCTTGGACTTCAAAGAAGCAACCCGTAGTTTCAAGGTCTTCGGCTGAAGAGGAATACAAATCACTTGCTAATACTTCTTTTGAGATGTTgtggttgtcatattttctcaaggaATTAGGTATTTCCTCTACAAGACCTTTTACTCTTCTTTGTGATAATCTTAGTGCCAGTAGTCTTGCCTGCAATTGGTTTTTCATGCAAGAACGAAGCACATTGAAATGGATTACCAT from Papaver somniferum cultivar HN1 unplaced genomic scaffold, ASM357369v1 unplaced-scaffold_131, whole genome shotgun sequence encodes the following:
- the LOC113332549 gene encoding amino acid permease 3-like, whose amino-acid sequence is MDQQLQYDHSLDVTPPQQGGSKSFDDDGRLKRTGTIWTATSHIITAVIGSGVLSLAWAIAQLGWILGPAVMLVFAFVIYYTSCLLSDCYRTGDQVTGTRNYTYMDAVSTNLGGSKVKLCGLIQYINLFGVGIGYTIAASISMMAVERSNCFHASHNDNPCLTSSTPYMIIFGVLQIIFSQIPDFDQITWLSKVAAVMSFTYSGIGMGLGIAKVAENGTFKGSLSGISIGTVTQAQKIWRKSQALGNIAFAYSYSMILIEIQDTLKAPPSEATTMRKASLFSVSTTTIFYMLCGCMGYAAFGDMAPGNLLTGFGFYNPYWLVDIANVAIVIHLVGGYQVYCQPLFAFIEKCAATKWPKSDFVNKNFQVPIPGCRPYNLNLFRVVWRTLFVVLTTLISMLLPFFNDVIGIIGAFGFWPLTVYFPVEMYISQKKIPKWSPKWFCLQLLSAICLVISIAAIAGSVVGVVADLKVYHPFKSNY